A genomic stretch from Antarcticibacterium flavum includes:
- a CDS encoding trans-sulfuration enzyme family protein: MDHKSHGLNTLCTHAGELEDSVYKGAVSPLYMSTSYAFEDVEVKRYPRYFNTPNQVALAKKIATLEYGEEALIFGSGMAAVSTALMAFLHKGDHVVFQNTLYGGTSNLVVEEFDKFGIEYSFTVDCKPASFEAEIKENTKVIYIETPSNPLLTITDVQAVAGIAKKHNLVSMIDNTFASPVNQNPIKLGIDIVIHSATKYMGGHSDILAGALISSKEHMDTIFQLAKNFGGSLSDYTVWLLERSIKTMGLRVKAQNKNAGKLAKYLENHPDVARVYYPGLESHPDHELAKEQMKGFGGMLSFELRDGLDADIFQKKLKLIKSSMSLAGVESTILSPSKTSHGLLTPEEREKQGIKDGLLRFSVGIEEKKDLIADIEQALKEVRA; the protein is encoded by the coding sequence ATGGACCACAAATCCCACGGCTTAAATACTCTTTGTACTCATGCCGGCGAACTTGAAGACAGTGTTTATAAAGGAGCTGTTTCCCCATTATATATGTCAACTTCCTATGCTTTTGAAGATGTTGAGGTAAAACGCTATCCCCGTTATTTCAATACCCCTAACCAGGTTGCCCTGGCAAAAAAAATAGCCACTCTTGAATATGGAGAAGAGGCCCTTATTTTTGGCAGCGGGATGGCTGCAGTGAGTACTGCTCTTATGGCATTTTTGCATAAAGGGGACCACGTGGTATTTCAAAACACCCTCTATGGCGGGACAAGCAACCTGGTGGTAGAGGAATTTGATAAATTTGGAATAGAATATTCCTTCACAGTAGATTGCAAACCTGCAAGCTTTGAAGCAGAAATAAAAGAAAACACAAAAGTCATTTATATTGAAACCCCCTCCAATCCCTTGCTCACCATTACAGATGTACAGGCCGTAGCAGGGATTGCAAAGAAGCACAATCTTGTGAGTATGATAGACAATACATTTGCCTCCCCGGTAAATCAAAACCCAATTAAGCTGGGAATTGATATTGTCATCCACTCGGCTACCAAATATATGGGCGGCCACAGTGATATTCTGGCAGGGGCGCTGATCTCTTCAAAAGAACATATGGATACTATCTTCCAGCTGGCTAAGAATTTTGGAGGCAGCCTCAGCGATTATACTGTTTGGTTGCTGGAGCGAAGTATCAAAACAATGGGGCTAAGGGTGAAGGCCCAGAATAAAAATGCAGGAAAACTGGCAAAGTATCTGGAAAATCATCCGGATGTGGCCAGGGTATATTATCCCGGCCTGGAATCCCATCCGGATCATGAACTTGCAAAAGAACAAATGAAAGGATTTGGCGGAATGTTATCCTTTGAACTAAGGGATGGGCTGGATGCTGATATTTTTCAGAAAAAACTGAAACTAATAAAGTCCAGCATGAGTCTGGCAGGAGTGGAGTCTACAATTCTATCTCCCAGCAAAACCTCCCACGGCCTGCTAACTCCTGAAGAAAGGGAGAAGCAGGGGATAAAGGATGGGCTCTTAAGGTTCTCTGTAGGGATCGAAGAGAAAAAGGATCTCATAGCAGATATTGAACAGGCTTTAAAAGAAGTGAGAGCTTAG